The following proteins are encoded in a genomic region of Arachis ipaensis cultivar K30076 chromosome B02, Araip1.1, whole genome shotgun sequence:
- the LOC110268987 gene encoding uncharacterized protein LOC110268987: MLVVGFIKCGEKTWAQYNANIHIDKKFTEKSDESISNRNNNESTMDFPKDPRKLFEHFKLFFFSLFKDLVLSFEDLEREQSRFRNLDHKKAFEFVEIQLWYAYDVFYTKAYVIFTRRGKTLCAITASITITVFICFCIVQDTTMHRISKVDQVITWLLVVGVVLQELVTIGKLLLSTWKVRMHPVDIPFFEKWRGLRNCNLINFCLRYNLYYWSLEDIKSRLFDKVDRTFKVNEILTKNIFDYLLAKSSSTLQQCTGKNGMNFAIMESGLKSIEWTKHVEFHQSILTWHIATNLCYHGIDDVEGLGQTVKDKVDNSRKISDYMLYLLIMQRHMLPIGRGVITAPATFTETSKLFRELKVESDNVREACEKLMQFDKERKRVRPGSALFDGCSLARSLINEMETVRRWEFLEAMWIEILGYAATQCRPEQHAQQLRKGGEFLSQIWLLMAYLGLIEQFHVHSSSSKDQSTHHHINQQEQGNNDERLQIPEDRTGEGEVNDIEEEIP; this comes from the exons ATGCTTGTTGTTGGTTTTATCAAATGTGGGGAGAAAACCTGGGCTCAATATAATGCAAACATCCATATTGATAAAAAGTTCACAGAGAAATCTGATGAATCCATTTCAAATAGAAATAATAATGAATCAACAATGGACTTTCCAAAAGATCCTCGAAAATTATTTGAACATTTCAAGCTCTTCTTCTTTAGTCTCTTTAAGGATTTAGTCCTAAGTTTCGAAGATCTTGAGCGAGAGCAGTCTCGTTTTCGAAATTTGGACCATAAAAAGGCTTTTGAATTTGTGGAGATCCAACTTTGGTATGCCTACGATGTTTTCTACACCAAGGCCTACGTAATATTTACTCGTAGGGGTAAAACATTGTGTGCTATTACTGCTTCCATCACTATCACAGTGTTCATTTGCTTCTGCATAGTTCAGGACACAACAATGCACAGGATATCAAAGGTAGATCAAGTTATTACGTGGCTACTGGTGGTTGGAGTTGTACTTCAAGAACTTGTCACTATAGGAAAACTACTATTATCAACATGGAAGGTGAGGATGCACCCTGTGGATATTCCTTTTTTTGAAAAGTGGAGGGGACTGAGGAACTGCAACTTAATAAATTTTTGTCTGCGATATAACCTATATTATTGGAGTTTAGAGGACATAAAGTCACGTCTTTTTGACAAAGTAGATAGAACTTTCAAAGTAAatgaaatattgacaaaaaatatatttgacTACTTGTTAGCCAAATCAAGTTCAACCTTACAACAATGCACAGGTAAGAATGGGATGAATTTTGCCATTATGGAGTCTGGTCTCAAGTCCATAGAATGGACCAAACATGTAGAATTTCACCAAAGCATTCTCACATGGCACATCGCCACAAATCTATGCTATCATGGAATTGATGATGTTGAAGGACTTGGACAAACCGTTAAAGATAAGGTGGACAACAGTAGGAAGATTTCTGATTATATGTTGTATCTTCTAATCATGCAACGTCACATGTTGCCTATAGGGAGAGGGGTGATCACTGCTCCTGCCACATTCACTGAAACATCAAAACTTTTTCGAGAATTGAAGGTAGAATCTGATAATGTGCGTGAAGCATGTGAGAAGTTGATGCAGTTTgataaagaaaggaaaagagtcCGACCCGGCTCTGCTCTATTCGATGGATGCAGCCTTGCGCGCTCTCTCATAAATGAAATGGAAACTGTAAGGAGATGGGAGTTCTTGGAGGCTATGTGGATTGAGATACTTGGTTATGCTGCCACACAATGTAGGCCGGAACAGCATGCCCAGCAACTGAGAAAAGGGGGAGAGTTTCTCTCTCAAATTTGGCTTCTCATGGCTTATCTTGGTCTCATTGAACAATTCCATGTCCATTCTTCCTCCTCAAAGGACCAGTCCACTCATCATCACATTAATCAACAAGAACAAG GAAACAATGATGAAAGACTTCAAATACCTGAAGATAGAACTGGGGAAGGAGAAGTCAATGATATTGAAGAAGAGATTCCTTGA